In the genome of Salinirussus salinus, one region contains:
- a CDS encoding acyl-CoA carboxylase subunit beta codes for MEIRVDTAPDEETARVIATAVAEHLGRPVEVVPAEGGRVAADDGEWEDAGAVVTDREDRLREEVAEILEGGPERGHEKVEQLGKLFVRDRLDLVFDEITYEDGTFARHDGEDLAADGLITGVGRIDGRQVFFSANDYTVKAGSLGQMGVEKEIRLAERAAEAGAPILRLIDSTGARLDADERGEGSTHMDRYRGGRMFFNQCIHSGQVPQVGVLYGPDIAGSAYTPVFCDFLVMVEEISGMAIASPRIVNAMTGEDVDMQELGGPEVHARHSGSADLVVPDEEAAADAVRDLLTYLPQNYAADLPASEPAAPQANPKGLDAVIPEEPNAAYDVHEVIARVVDSDSFFELKPRFGPEIVTGFAHMGGQPVGVVANQPEEKSGAIFPDSAEKAAEFVWVCDAYGLPLIYLCDTPGFMVGSKVERQGILQRGRKFIYATSNAQVPKFCVITRKAYGAGIYAMCGPAFGADATLALPSAEISVMGPDAAVHALFGGQMAEMDPEERAAFVEEVKAEFDERIDIRKQAARMQVDELLPAGDLREQLLHRLDAFADKRRTERDRHHGTILF; via the coding sequence GTGGAGATCCGCGTCGACACGGCCCCCGACGAGGAGACGGCCCGCGTCATCGCCACGGCGGTCGCCGAACACCTCGGTCGGCCGGTCGAGGTGGTCCCGGCAGAGGGTGGGCGGGTCGCGGCCGACGACGGCGAGTGGGAGGACGCCGGCGCGGTCGTCACCGACCGCGAGGACCGCCTCCGCGAGGAGGTCGCCGAGATCCTGGAGGGCGGCCCCGAACGGGGCCACGAGAAGGTCGAACAGCTCGGCAAGCTGTTCGTCCGCGACCGCCTGGACCTGGTCTTCGACGAGATCACCTACGAGGACGGCACCTTCGCCCGCCACGACGGCGAGGACCTGGCCGCCGACGGACTCATCACTGGCGTCGGCCGCATCGACGGCCGCCAGGTCTTCTTCTCGGCCAACGACTACACCGTCAAGGCCGGCTCGCTGGGACAGATGGGCGTCGAGAAGGAGATCCGCCTGGCCGAGCGCGCCGCCGAGGCCGGCGCGCCGATCCTCCGGCTGATCGACTCCACGGGCGCCCGGCTGGACGCCGACGAGCGCGGCGAGGGGAGCACGCACATGGACCGCTACCGCGGCGGCCGGATGTTCTTCAACCAGTGTATCCACTCCGGCCAGGTTCCTCAGGTCGGCGTGCTCTACGGCCCGGACATCGCCGGCTCCGCCTACACACCCGTCTTCTGTGACTTCCTGGTGATGGTCGAGGAGATCTCCGGGATGGCGATCGCCTCCCCCCGGATCGTCAACGCGATGACCGGCGAGGACGTCGACATGCAGGAGCTCGGCGGCCCCGAAGTGCACGCCCGCCACTCCGGCAGTGCCGACCTCGTGGTGCCCGACGAGGAGGCCGCCGCCGACGCCGTCCGGGACCTGCTGACCTACCTGCCACAGAACTACGCCGCCGACCTGCCGGCCAGCGAGCCCGCCGCGCCACAGGCCAACCCCAAAGGGCTCGACGCCGTCATCCCCGAGGAACCCAACGCGGCCTACGACGTCCACGAGGTCATCGCCCGCGTGGTCGACAGCGACTCGTTTTTCGAACTCAAACCGCGGTTCGGGCCGGAGATCGTCACCGGGTTTGCACACATGGGCGGCCAGCCGGTGGGCGTGGTGGCGAACCAGCCCGAGGAGAAAAGCGGCGCCATCTTCCCCGACTCCGCGGAGAAGGCCGCCGAGTTCGTCTGGGTCTGTGACGCGTACGGCCTGCCCCTGATATACCTCTGTGACACGCCGGGGTTCATGGTCGGCTCGAAAGTCGAACGCCAGGGCATCCTCCAGCGCGGCCGGAAGTTCATTTACGCCACCTCCAACGCCCAGGTGCCGAAGTTCTGTGTCATCACCCGGAAGGCCTACGGCGCGGGGATCTACGCGATGTGCGGCCCGGCCTTTGGCGCCGACGCCACGCTCGCGCTCCCTTCCGCGGAGATCTCGGTGATGGGCCCGGACGCTGCAGTCCACGCCCTCTTCGGCGGACAGATGGCCGAGATGGACCCCGAGGAGCGGGCGGCCTTCGTCGAGGAGGTGAAAGCGGAGTTCGACGAGCGCATCGACATCCGCAAGCAGGCCGCCCGGATGCAGGTCGACGAACTCCTCCCCGCGGGGGACCTCCGCGAGCAGCTGCTCCACCGGCTCGACGCCTTCGCGGACAAGCGCCGGACCGAACGGGACCGCCACCACGGCACCATCCTGTTCTGA
- a CDS encoding N-acyl homoserine lactonase family protein translates to MVDATVTPVDRGTIHLDENYAIEHATVATASEPNPEAERIAGKVYNLVVDHPEATILWDTGSHPEAGAGHWPPALYDAFEHADADERDLPTALDDAGYALEDVDCVVQSHLHLDHAGSLHRFAGTDVPVYVHEEELKYAYYSAKTDEGSAGYVLKDFDHDLNWRVVHGDETHFEGVEFLHLPGHTPGLMGMRVDVDGYGTALFIGDQADERANYDKGIPMGGGLLWSKHHWRESLRRVQELQRRTGADVFCGHASEDFERLQGGLP, encoded by the coding sequence ATGGTCGACGCCACCGTCACGCCCGTCGACAGGGGCACCATCCACCTCGACGAGAACTACGCCATCGAGCACGCCACCGTCGCCACCGCCTCGGAGCCGAACCCCGAGGCCGAGCGCATCGCGGGGAAAGTGTACAATCTCGTCGTCGACCACCCCGAGGCGACGATACTCTGGGACACCGGCTCCCATCCCGAGGCCGGCGCCGGCCACTGGCCCCCGGCCCTCTACGACGCCTTCGAGCACGCCGACGCCGACGAGCGGGACCTCCCGACCGCGCTCGACGACGCTGGGTACGCCCTCGAGGACGTCGACTGCGTCGTCCAGTCACACCTCCACCTCGACCACGCGGGCAGCCTCCACCGGTTTGCCGGCACCGACGTCCCGGTCTACGTCCACGAGGAGGAACTCAAGTACGCCTACTACTCCGCGAAGACCGACGAGGGGTCGGCCGGCTACGTCCTCAAGGACTTCGACCACGACCTGAACTGGCGGGTGGTCCACGGCGACGAGACACACTTCGAGGGGGTCGAGTTCCTCCACCTGCCCGGCCACACGCCGGGGCTGATGGGAATGCGCGTGGACGTCGACGGCTACGGGACGGCGCTGTTCATCGGCGACCAGGCCGACGAGCGCGCGAACTACGACAAGGGGATCCCGATGGGCGGCGGGCTGCTCTGGAGCAAACACCACTGGCGCGAGAGCCTGCGGCGGGTGCAGGAACTCCAGCGGCGAACCGGCGCCGACGTCTTCTGTGGCCACGCCTCGGAGGACTTCGAGCGGCTGCAGGGCGGGCTGCCGTAG
- a CDS encoding MFS transporter, with translation MDLLSDPYKRRWFGWGLLVSAFFLVSLHRTSTAVLSEQLMRAFDTSATSLGLLHSSFFYLYALLQVPAGLLTDRFGARAIAATGTGLMSAGAIAFGVATTYPVAFVGRLCVGFGASVLFIAALRYCANWYRPDEFGTMTGVTFTVGIFGGLAATTPLAVAISTFGWRGTVVGLGVAGLAIAVGVVLLSQDTPEAAGLEPIQNVPDRPEVTASDLKRYVKDAVTEAETWLLGVMLFFMTGVGITIFGLWGIPYLVQTYDISVTEASVYLLLGNIGGMVGPTLFGWLSDKVGRRAEFIVLSAVMFMLTWGVFAVFGTIPLLLVGAVFLFSRVLRGGIPLAYTVMKERHPEAASGTVIGLVNSMGWLGAAVFPVVLGAALDAYWTGETVNGTRVYSAFGYRVAFAIAVAAGLLATLCALLLYLRVRKERAAEGVGPAAESATD, from the coding sequence ATGGACCTGCTCTCCGACCCCTACAAGCGGCGGTGGTTCGGCTGGGGGCTGCTCGTCTCGGCGTTTTTCCTCGTGAGCCTCCACCGGACGTCGACCGCCGTCCTCTCCGAACAGCTGATGCGGGCCTTCGACACGAGCGCGACCAGTCTCGGCCTGTTGCACTCCTCGTTTTTCTACCTGTACGCGCTGTTGCAGGTGCCGGCGGGGCTGTTGACCGACCGGTTCGGCGCGCGCGCCATCGCCGCCACCGGGACGGGGCTGATGAGCGCCGGCGCCATCGCCTTCGGCGTGGCGACCACCTATCCTGTGGCGTTCGTCGGCCGGCTCTGTGTCGGCTTCGGGGCGAGCGTCCTCTTCATCGCGGCGCTGCGGTACTGTGCGAACTGGTACCGGCCCGACGAGTTCGGCACGATGACCGGCGTCACCTTCACGGTCGGCATCTTCGGCGGGCTGGCCGCGACGACGCCGCTGGCGGTCGCCATCTCCACGTTCGGCTGGCGCGGGACGGTCGTCGGGCTCGGGGTCGCGGGGCTGGCGATCGCCGTCGGCGTCGTCCTCCTCTCGCAGGACACCCCCGAGGCGGCGGGGCTGGAGCCCATCCAGAACGTCCCCGACCGCCCCGAAGTAACGGCGAGCGACCTCAAGCGGTACGTCAAAGACGCCGTCACCGAGGCCGAGACCTGGCTGCTCGGAGTCATGCTCTTTTTCATGACCGGGGTCGGCATCACCATCTTCGGGCTGTGGGGGATCCCCTACCTCGTCCAGACCTACGACATCTCCGTGACGGAGGCATCGGTCTATCTGTTGCTCGGTAACATCGGCGGGATGGTCGGCCCCACCCTCTTTGGGTGGCTCTCGGACAAGGTCGGCCGCCGCGCGGAGTTCATCGTTCTCTCGGCGGTGATGTTCATGCTGACCTGGGGCGTGTTCGCGGTCTTCGGGACGATCCCCCTGTTACTGGTGGGTGCGGTCTTCCTCTTCTCGCGGGTGCTCCGCGGCGGGATCCCGCTTGCCTACACCGTGATGAAGGAACGCCACCCCGAGGCCGCCAGCGGGACCGTCATCGGCCTCGTCAACAGCATGGGCTGGCTGGGCGCCGCGGTCTTCCCGGTCGTGCTCGGCGCGGCGCTCGACGCCTACTGGACCGGCGAGACGGTCAACGGCACCCGCGTCTACTCCGCGTTCGGCTACCGGGTCGCCTTCGCCATCGCCGTCGCGGCGGGGCTTCTGGCAACCCTCTGTGCGCTCCTGCTCTACCTGCGGGTCCGGAAGGAACGGGCCGCGGAAGGCGTCGGGCCGGCCGCCGAGAGCGCGACCGACTGA
- a CDS encoding thiamine ABC transporter substrate-binding protein, with translation MRRRTFLRAAGAGSLAALAGCAATPTGDGTTPPPEETTGGATRTPRETIDGTPSGTLRVATYDSFTGEGTAGTYLKSAFEDEYPGVTVEFTTPSNGVNQYIQRKQSGAPIDADLYVGVNTDDLVRADERLDDALFMHSRDHLDRADTIKPDLEIDPEGRAVPYDTGYISLVYDESAIEAPETFDDLLEPAYEDALITQNAQQSDPGQAFLLWTIDAKGEDGYLDYWDSLVENGVTILDDWQPAYNAYMNEEAPMVVSYSTDQVFYGADADLTRHQVGFIEGEGYANPETMARFADTDQPALARLFMDFVLQPDHQGQVAERNVQFPAVTDAQLGETFSELAKEPPEAVTFTYDQLQGNVDEWTDAWARRVVGN, from the coding sequence ATGAGGCGACGAACCTTCCTGAGGGCAGCGGGTGCGGGGTCGCTTGCTGCGCTCGCAGGCTGTGCAGCGACACCGACCGGCGACGGGACCACACCTCCACCGGAGGAGACCACCGGCGGGGCCACGCGCACGCCGCGGGAGACCATCGACGGGACACCCAGCGGCACGCTCCGGGTCGCGACCTACGACTCGTTCACCGGAGAGGGTACCGCCGGCACCTACCTGAAGTCGGCGTTCGAGGACGAGTACCCCGGCGTCACCGTCGAGTTCACCACGCCGTCGAACGGCGTCAACCAGTACATCCAGCGCAAGCAGTCGGGTGCGCCGATCGACGCGGACCTGTACGTCGGAGTCAACACGGACGACCTGGTTCGCGCGGACGAACGGCTCGATGACGCGCTGTTCATGCACAGCCGGGACCACCTCGACCGGGCCGACACGATCAAGCCTGACCTCGAGATCGACCCCGAGGGGCGAGCCGTTCCCTACGACACGGGCTACATCAGCCTGGTCTACGACGAGAGCGCCATCGAGGCCCCCGAGACCTTCGACGACCTGCTCGAACCCGCCTACGAGGACGCGCTCATCACCCAGAACGCCCAGCAGTCCGACCCGGGACAGGCCTTCCTGCTGTGGACGATCGACGCCAAGGGTGAGGACGGCTACCTCGACTACTGGGACTCGCTGGTCGAGAACGGCGTCACCATCCTCGACGACTGGCAGCCGGCCTACAACGCCTACATGAACGAGGAGGCGCCGATGGTGGTCTCCTACTCGACCGACCAGGTGTTCTACGGCGCCGACGCGGACCTGACGCGCCACCAGGTCGGGTTCATCGAAGGAGAGGGGTACGCCAACCCCGAGACGATGGCCCGCTTCGCCGACACCGACCAGCCCGCGCTGGCGCGGCTGTTCATGGACTTCGTCCTCCAGCCCGACCACCAGGGGCAGGTCGCCGAGCGGAACGTCCAGTTTCCGGCGGTCACGGACGCACAGCTCGGCGAGACGTTCTCGGAGCTGGCCAAGGAACCCCCGGAGGCAGTCACGTTCACCTACGACCAGCTGCAGGGCAACGTCGACGAGTGGACGGACGCGTGGGCCCGTCGCGTCGTCGGGAACTGA
- a CDS encoding class I adenylate-forming enzyme family protein, which yields MEYYDGQPLSHMGDLPAMAADRYGEKTVVTFRGEETSFAELDAAADRVANLLVEAGVEPGERVGLFIPTTDWFPKVYFGAMRAGAIPVPLNLRMDPETLGFVVEDADMDVLFGSVWLADEAQELAAATGIETAYIPGVSGEGVVDYAEAIADVDDSFDREAAGVDRAFDDVAVQPYTSGTTGRPKGVELTHQNLLSTIEALDKGGLSVDPEDTFLVVLPLFHIYGLNGMMGTCLYSGAEMVFHAEPDAEAMLEDFGEQEVTFFAGVPALFTELFREYRENEDDYDVSSLEYTFCGAAPLADSTRRAIMDAWDVPMTEGWGMTETAPAGTIEPGHGVKKAAGSVGPTLDGVEIKLVDPATGETRVTTDQLEPVPDEDIDFEDEDAVTGEIAIRGPNVFEGYYNRPEKTREVFDDEGYFHTKDIARVDEDGYFWIVDRADDMIIAGGENIYPAEVEDALYEHPAVAEAAVVAAPHEVKGEAPVAYVVLEEGAEVSERELREFSLDHVATYAHPRRVFFVDELPRSATQKVQRYKLEDDIEERLGGPLESTDEEF from the coding sequence ATGGAGTACTACGACGGTCAACCGCTCTCGCACATGGGGGACCTGCCGGCGATGGCGGCAGACAGGTACGGGGAGAAGACGGTGGTCACGTTCCGGGGTGAGGAGACGAGCTTCGCGGAGCTCGACGCGGCCGCCGACCGGGTGGCGAACCTGCTGGTCGAGGCGGGCGTCGAGCCCGGCGAGCGGGTTGGACTGTTCATCCCGACGACGGACTGGTTCCCGAAGGTGTACTTCGGCGCGATGCGGGCCGGTGCTATCCCGGTCCCGCTGAACCTCCGGATGGACCCCGAGACGCTCGGCTTCGTCGTCGAGGACGCCGACATGGACGTCCTCTTCGGCTCGGTGTGGCTGGCCGACGAGGCCCAGGAACTGGCGGCGGCCACGGGCATCGAGACGGCGTACATCCCCGGCGTCTCCGGCGAAGGTGTCGTCGATTACGCCGAGGCTATCGCGGACGTCGACGACAGTTTCGACCGCGAGGCGGCGGGTGTCGACCGCGCTTTCGACGATGTCGCCGTCCAGCCCTACACCAGCGGCACCACGGGCCGGCCGAAGGGCGTCGAACTGACCCACCAGAACCTCCTGTCGACCATCGAGGCCCTGGACAAGGGCGGGCTGTCGGTCGACCCCGAGGACACCTTCCTGGTCGTCCTTCCGCTGTTCCACATCTACGGGCTGAACGGGATGATGGGAACCTGCCTCTACAGCGGCGCCGAGATGGTCTTTCACGCCGAGCCCGACGCCGAAGCGATGCTCGAGGACTTCGGCGAGCAGGAGGTCACCTTCTTCGCGGGCGTCCCGGCCCTGTTCACGGAGCTGTTCCGGGAGTACCGCGAGAACGAGGACGACTACGACGTCTCCTCGCTGGAGTACACCTTCTGTGGGGCCGCGCCGCTGGCGGACTCCACGAGGCGGGCGATCATGGACGCCTGGGACGTGCCGATGACGGAGGGGTGGGGGATGACCGAGACCGCCCCCGCGGGCACCATCGAGCCCGGTCACGGCGTCAAGAAGGCCGCCGGCAGCGTCGGACCGACACTCGATGGCGTCGAGATCAAGCTGGTCGACCCCGCGACCGGGGAGACCAGGGTGACGACCGACCAGCTCGAACCGGTCCCCGACGAGGACATCGACTTCGAAGACGAGGACGCCGTCACCGGTGAGATCGCCATTCGCGGCCCCAACGTCTTCGAGGGCTACTACAACCGCCCCGAGAAGACCCGCGAGGTCTTCGACGACGAGGGCTACTTCCACACCAAGGATATCGCCCGGGTCGACGAGGACGGCTACTTCTGGATCGTCGACCGGGCCGACGACATGATCATCGCTGGCGGGGAGAACATCTACCCCGCCGAGGTCGAGGACGCTCTCTACGAGCACCCCGCGGTCGCCGAGGCGGCGGTCGTCGCCGCCCCCCACGAGGTCAAGGGGGAGGCGCCGGTCGCCTACGTCGTCCTGGAAGAGGGCGCGGAGGTCTCCGAGCGCGAACTCCGGGAGTTCTCGCTGGATCATGTCGCCACCTACGCCCACCCCCGGCGGGTCTTCTTCGTCGACGAACTCCCCCGCAGCGCCACCCAGAAGGTCCAGCGCTACAAGCTCGAGGACGACATCGAGGAGCGGCTTGGCGGCCCCCTGGAGTCCACCGACGAGGAGTTCTGA
- a CDS encoding ATP-binding protein, which yields MSSSRVAYSGLVLAAMGFLLTRFTIAFAAMDDPMVFLFSGLVPLVLGLSLSAYGVVLTVGAYDPASVRTVVRWSLLGTGAMGALVVLTVLGSDPATPMTVDALRSETYFSNFLIGGAVGGTLTGVYAARTRRQRETLRQRANRLTVLNRLLRDQVINAATAITSHTALLRERYHDDSVETIGEQGERVVELIEDVKYLSHTGEGSDVSLRTCDLQASVDRAVETVRSAHPEADCRVDGTDEDVAVQGHTQLSEVFRHLVDNAVRYSDGDPPTVEVSVTATRQSATVTVRDDGPGLPADQRTLLADGEIAEFDDPTTGFGLNIVRLLVESADGGVRVDVDEGGSTVAVTLPRADPDAGADEPASRVTAPEIAGGRLGVTVAAGLAAGVVMGVVLSAAGGLIPVIGALYGIQNPTVGWVTHLFHSVVFALGYVGVVSAAPRSYTTAPLDRVAVGVVFGLGLWVLAAGVVMPVWLRLVGVGAPLPNLPPGSLAAHALWGLTAATVYHAGDRWLAGREVSLPSPGVDLR from the coding sequence ATGAGTTCGAGCCGGGTTGCCTACAGCGGGCTCGTGCTCGCGGCGATGGGCTTCCTGCTCACCCGTTTCACCATCGCCTTCGCCGCCATGGACGACCCCATGGTGTTCCTGTTCTCCGGGCTGGTGCCGCTGGTGCTCGGCCTCTCGCTGAGTGCGTACGGTGTCGTCCTGACCGTCGGGGCCTACGACCCCGCATCGGTGCGGACGGTCGTCCGCTGGTCGCTGCTGGGGACCGGCGCGATGGGGGCGCTGGTCGTGTTGACGGTACTGGGGTCGGACCCCGCGACGCCGATGACCGTCGACGCGCTGCGCTCGGAGACGTACTTCTCGAACTTCCTCATCGGGGGTGCGGTCGGCGGGACGCTCACGGGCGTCTACGCGGCGCGAACCCGCCGCCAGCGGGAGACGCTGCGACAGCGTGCGAACCGGCTCACCGTCCTCAACCGGCTGTTGCGCGACCAGGTGATCAACGCCGCCACCGCCATCACCAGCCACACGGCGCTGCTGCGCGAGCGGTACCACGACGACTCCGTCGAGACCATCGGGGAACAGGGCGAGCGGGTCGTCGAACTCATCGAGGACGTGAAGTACCTCTCGCACACGGGCGAGGGGTCGGACGTGAGCCTGCGGACGTGTGACCTCCAGGCGTCGGTCGACCGCGCCGTCGAGACGGTCCGGTCGGCACATCCCGAGGCCGACTGCCGCGTCGACGGAACCGACGAGGACGTCGCCGTCCAGGGCCACACACAGCTCTCGGAGGTGTTCCGCCACCTCGTCGACAACGCCGTCAGGTACAGCGACGGCGACCCGCCGACGGTCGAGGTGTCGGTGACGGCGACCCGCCAGTCCGCGACCGTCACCGTCCGCGACGACGGCCCCGGCCTGCCCGCCGACCAGCGGACGCTGCTCGCCGACGGGGAGATCGCCGAGTTCGACGACCCGACGACCGGCTTCGGGCTCAACATCGTGCGCCTGCTGGTCGAGAGCGCCGACGGCGGGGTCCGGGTCGACGTCGACGAGGGTGGCTCGACGGTCGCGGTCACCCTCCCGCGTGCCGACCCCGACGCCGGCGCCGACGAGCCGGCGTCGCGGGTCACCGCACCGGAGATCGCCGGCGGACGGCTCGGGGTGACCGTCGCCGCCGGCCTCGCCGCGGGCGTCGTGATGGGGGTCGTCCTGAGTGCAGCTGGCGGACTGATCCCGGTGATCGGGGCGCTGTACGGGATCCAGAATCCCACCGTGGGCTGGGTCACCCACCTCTTTCACAGCGTCGTCTTCGCGCTCGGGTACGTCGGGGTGGTCTCCGCGGCCCCACGGTCGTACACGACCGCCCCTCTCGACCGGGTCGCCGTGGGGGTCGTGTTCGGGCTCGGGCTGTGGGTACTCGCCGCCGGGGTCGTGATGCCCGTCTGGCTCCGGCTGGTCGGGGTCGGTGCCCCGCTGCCGAACCTGCCGCCGGGCTCGCTTGCCGCACACGCGCTCTGGGGGCTGACGGCCGCGACGGTCTACCACGCCGGCGACCGGTGGCTGGCGGGCCGGGAGGTGTCGCTGCCGTCCCCGGGCGTCGACCTCCGGTGA
- a CDS encoding crotonase/enoyl-CoA hydratase family protein has product MVTYDRDGPVAVIGIDRPEAKNAIDNETALALQEAWERFDGDDDAAVGVLTGDEEVFSAGADLKKMDLEDRDEGWLGFSRMEVSKPTIAAVEGHCVAGGLEMALWCDLRVAGESVVFGCFERRFGVPLVDGGTQRLPRIVGQGRALDMILTGRPVETPEAKEWGLANRVVGDGEALSAAIELGKTIAGFPQRTVRTDRAAVYDGLGQELAQGLKVEAWHGRRALETAEAGAERFAAGEGRGGEGIPDDRAASREDGESHEGA; this is encoded by the coding sequence ATGGTCACCTACGACCGCGACGGACCCGTGGCCGTCATCGGCATCGACCGCCCGGAGGCAAAGAACGCCATCGACAACGAGACAGCGCTGGCACTCCAGGAGGCCTGGGAGCGTTTCGACGGGGACGACGACGCGGCGGTGGGTGTCCTCACCGGCGACGAGGAGGTCTTCTCGGCGGGCGCCGACCTCAAAAAGATGGACCTAGAGGACCGCGACGAGGGGTGGCTGGGCTTCTCCCGGATGGAGGTCTCGAAACCCACCATCGCCGCCGTCGAGGGGCACTGCGTGGCCGGCGGGCTGGAGATGGCGCTGTGGTGTGACCTCCGGGTCGCGGGCGAGTCGGTCGTCTTCGGTTGCTTCGAGCGCCGGTTCGGCGTCCCGCTGGTCGACGGGGGGACCCAGCGCCTCCCCCGCATCGTCGGCCAGGGGCGGGCGCTGGACATGATCCTCACCGGCCGTCCGGTCGAGACTCCCGAAGCGAAGGAGTGGGGGCTGGCCAACCGCGTGGTCGGGGACGGCGAGGCGCTCTCGGCAGCAATCGAGCTGGGGAAGACCATCGCGGGGTTCCCACAGCGGACCGTCCGGACCGACCGCGCCGCCGTCTACGACGGGCTGGGCCAGGAGCTCGCACAGGGACTGAAAGTCGAGGCCTGGCACGGCCGCCGGGCGCTGGAGACCGCCGAAGCGGGCGCCGAGCGGTTCGCCGCCGGCGAGGGACGTGGCGGCGAGGGCATCCCTGACGACAGAGCTGCCTCGCGTGAGGACGGCGAGTCACACGAGGGCGCGTGA
- a CDS encoding ABC transporter permease — MAPSRWPERAALPAAVAGTLAVIAVVFYYPVATVFAEAVLDAGRLTLDPLLSVLGDPFYTGVVHHLFVDPAGVPAGLLAWVDAGAPPVEFGLFGFTAYQAALSTLASVALGLPGAYVLARYDFRGRETVRSLTIVPFVLPSILVAVGFLAMFGQTGVLNDLLGAVGLGPVEVVFTLEAIVIAHAFYNAPLVIRLVATAWESVDRRQVETARAMGASPLRAFLDVVVPAIRPALLTAALLTFVFTFLSFPIVLALGGLELATVEVWVFARVQALDLSEAATLATLETLVSLVLMYLYLRYESRQRATTGAGQPLPRKPLATGWATLRSPVRLALAGYAVVAAVVFLGPLVSLLLESVTAPDGSFTTAYYEFLLTQQASTAAGTARPLPAVLNSLVYGAGTLLLAVPMGVVVAVVATRGGRGSRLAETVLSAPLAVSGIVVGLGLLQTMVFGTVLFGYRLTAAGPVAVVFAHAAAAYPFVTRNVAPALGGLDSRYHDAARSLGASRLRALLDVDLRLVATAVLAGAAFAFAISVGEFDSTVLLAEGTDSYTMPVALERYVGNRSLGPNLGPATAMGTVLLAVTGLSFVAIDRLGGRWEP; from the coding sequence ATGGCACCCAGCAGGTGGCCCGAGCGGGCGGCACTGCCCGCGGCGGTCGCGGGGACGCTCGCCGTCATCGCGGTCGTCTTCTACTACCCTGTGGCGACCGTCTTCGCCGAGGCGGTGCTCGACGCCGGTCGCCTCACGCTCGACCCGCTGCTGTCGGTGCTCGGGGACCCCTTTTATACTGGGGTCGTCCACCACCTCTTCGTCGACCCCGCCGGCGTTCCCGCCGGGCTCCTGGCGTGGGTCGACGCCGGAGCCCCCCCGGTCGAGTTCGGGCTCTTCGGTTTCACCGCCTACCAGGCGGCGCTCTCGACGCTCGCCAGCGTCGCCCTCGGGCTCCCGGGCGCGTACGTGCTCGCCCGGTACGACTTCCGCGGCCGCGAGACCGTGCGCTCGCTGACGATCGTCCCGTTCGTGCTCCCGTCGATCCTGGTCGCGGTCGGCTTTCTGGCCATGTTCGGCCAGACCGGCGTGCTCAACGACCTGCTCGGGGCCGTCGGCCTCGGCCCGGTCGAGGTCGTCTTCACGCTCGAGGCGATCGTCATCGCACACGCCTTCTACAACGCGCCGCTTGTGATACGGCTGGTCGCGACCGCCTGGGAGTCGGTCGACCGCCGGCAGGTCGAGACCGCCCGTGCGATGGGCGCGTCGCCGCTACGGGCGTTTCTCGACGTGGTGGTGCCGGCCATCCGCCCCGCACTGCTGACGGCCGCGCTGCTGACGTTCGTGTTCACCTTCCTGTCGTTCCCGATCGTGTTGGCGCTGGGCGGGCTCGAACTGGCGACCGTCGAGGTGTGGGTCTTCGCCCGCGTGCAGGCACTGGACCTGAGCGAGGCGGCCACGCTCGCGACGCTCGAGACGCTCGTCTCGCTCGTGCTGATGTATCTCTACCTCCGGTACGAGAGCCGTCAGCGCGCGACGACCGGCGCCGGCCAGCCCCTGCCCCGAAAGCCGCTCGCGACCGGCTGGGCGACCCTCCGGAGCCCGGTTCGGCTCGCGCTGGCCGGCTACGCAGTCGTCGCCGCGGTCGTCTTCCTCGGGCCGCTGGTCAGCCTGCTGCTGGAGAGCGTCACCGCCCCCGACGGCTCCTTTACAACCGCCTACTACGAGTTCCTGCTGACCCAGCAGGCATCGACGGCCGCCGGGACGGCCAGGCCGCTGCCGGCGGTCCTCAACTCGCTCGTGTACGGCGCCGGAACGCTCCTGCTCGCGGTCCCGATGGGGGTCGTCGTCGCCGTCGTCGCGACCCGCGGGGGACGGGGGTCGCGGCTGGCCGAGACAGTGCTGAGCGCACCACTCGCGGTCAGCGGGATCGTCGTCGGGCTCGGGCTCCTCCAGACGATGGTCTTCGGGACGGTGCTGTTCGGCTACCGGCTGACTGCGGCCGGTCCCGTCGCGGTCGTCTTCGCCCACGCTGCCGCGGCCTACCCGTTCGTGACGCGCAACGTGGCGCCCGCGCTGGGCGGGCTCGACTCCCGGTACCACGACGCCGCCCGCTCGCTGGGAGCGAGTCGGCTGCGGGCGCTGCTCGACGTCGACCTCCGGCTGGTCGCGACCGCCGTCCTCGCCGGGGCGGCCTTCGCCTTCGCGATCAGCGTCGGCGAGTTCGATTCGACGGTCTTACTCGCCGAGGGGACGGACAGCTACACCATGCCGGTCGCGCTCGAACGCTACGTCGGGAACCGCTCGCTCGGTCCCAACCTGGGGCCGGCGACCGCGATGGGGACGGTCCTGCTCGCGGTCACCGGCCTGAGTTTCGTCGCGATCGACCGCCTGGGCGGACGGTGGGAACCGTGA